A window from Candidatus Rokuibacteriota bacterium encodes these proteins:
- a CDS encoding sigma-54 dependent transcriptional regulator translates to MSADPEPSRPRPVALVIDDEQGVRESFRVILDGEFEVLEADEGAKGLEVLRSRRVDVVLLDVRMPGPPGPTFLPQILALDDRLAVIIVTAVKDVRTAVETIKGGAYDYVTKPFDVDEILALVRQAAERRALEREVHCLRAELDRAQGFDALVGRHPSMVRLYELIAQVAQTPATVLIAAETGTGKELVARAIHRQGPRRAQPLVAVNLAAIPDTLLESELFGHEKGAFTGAHARKMGKFELAHGGTLFLDEVGTLRVDLQAKLLRALQEREIERLGGGRPIPVDVRIIAATNVDLKAAVRARAFREDLFYRLNVVPIAIPPLRARKDDIPILVEHFLQKYSREFKKDVRGISRGALPALQAYDWPGNVRELENIVERSVALATGPVVHLDDLPVDLAIHEVNQRAGGDGGQASLPLHEARDRFEQAYVLRALERENGNRSRAARVLGMHRNTLLARLAAWGVRPEDSARALPPAAGGGRP, encoded by the coding sequence ATGAGCGCCGACCCCGAGCCATCCCGTCCCAGACCCGTGGCGCTCGTCATTGACGACGAGCAGGGAGTCCGCGAGTCCTTCCGCGTCATTCTCGATGGCGAGTTCGAGGTCCTCGAGGCCGATGAGGGCGCCAAGGGGCTCGAGGTCCTGCGCTCCCGCCGGGTGGACGTGGTCCTGCTCGACGTGCGGATGCCCGGGCCTCCCGGCCCGACCTTCCTCCCCCAGATCCTGGCTCTCGACGACCGTCTCGCCGTGATCATCGTCACGGCGGTCAAAGACGTGCGCACGGCCGTCGAGACCATCAAGGGCGGCGCCTACGACTACGTCACCAAGCCGTTCGACGTGGACGAGATCCTGGCCCTCGTGCGGCAAGCCGCGGAGCGGCGGGCGCTCGAGCGTGAGGTGCACTGCCTCCGGGCCGAGCTCGACCGCGCCCAAGGCTTCGACGCCTTGGTCGGGCGCCACCCGTCCATGGTCAGGCTCTACGAGCTCATCGCTCAGGTGGCGCAGACACCGGCGACGGTCCTGATCGCGGCCGAGACCGGCACCGGCAAGGAACTCGTGGCCCGCGCCATCCATCGGCAGGGACCGCGGCGCGCCCAGCCTCTCGTGGCCGTCAACCTGGCGGCCATTCCCGACACGCTGCTCGAGTCCGAGCTCTTCGGCCACGAGAAGGGCGCCTTCACGGGCGCCCACGCCCGGAAGATGGGCAAGTTCGAGCTGGCCCACGGCGGCACGCTCTTCCTGGACGAGGTCGGCACGCTCCGCGTGGATCTGCAGGCCAAGCTCCTGCGCGCGCTGCAGGAGCGGGAGATCGAGCGGCTGGGTGGAGGGCGCCCCATCCCGGTGGACGTGCGGATCATTGCCGCCACCAACGTGGACCTCAAGGCGGCGGTGCGCGCCCGGGCCTTCCGCGAGGATCTCTTCTACCGGCTCAACGTGGTGCCGATCGCGATTCCCCCGCTTCGCGCCCGCAAGGACGACATCCCGATCCTCGTCGAGCACTTCCTCCAGAAGTATTCGCGGGAGTTCAAGAAGGACGTTCGCGGCATCTCGCGCGGGGCCCTGCCGGCGCTCCAGGCCTACGACTGGCCCGGGAACGTGCGCGAGCTCGAGAACATCGTCGAGCGCAGCGTCGCGCTGGCGACGGGCCCGGTCGTCCACCTCGACGACCTGCCCGTGGACCTCGCCATCCACGAGGTCAACCAGCGGGCGGGCGGCGACGGGGGGCAGGCGTCGCTGCCGCTCCACGAGGCCCGCGATCGCTTCGAGCAGGCCTACGTGCTGCGCGCGCTCGAGCGCGAGAACGGGAACCGAAGCCGCGCCGCACGGGTCCTCGGCATGCACCGCAACACCCTCCTCGCCCGACTGGCGGCCTGGGGCGTCCGCCCCGAGGACAGCGCTCGCGCCCTGCCGCCCGCCGCGGGCGGGGGCCGTCCCTGA
- a CDS encoding SDR family NAD(P)-dependent oxidoreductase, with product MRLTGQVALVTGAGRGIGRAVAAAFAREGAFVVLAARSTRELASIQREIETAGGRALAVPTDVRQEPAVAALVTRALAEGGRLDCLVTAAGLAAFGPVADAKTEDWDQLIAVNLRGAFLCCRAVLPAMTAQGRGTIINIGSVVTSRTLPGSGAYTAAKYGLLGFSRVLAEEMRPHGVRVGVLSAGATDTPLWDAVPQPPDRALMLKPALIAEAALLMAALPPGATLEELTLLPQRGVL from the coding sequence GTGAGGCTCACGGGCCAGGTCGCCCTCGTCACCGGGGCGGGACGGGGCATCGGCCGGGCCGTCGCCGCCGCTTTCGCCCGCGAAGGCGCCTTCGTGGTCCTGGCCGCGCGGTCGACGCGCGAGCTTGCGTCCATTCAGCGTGAGATCGAGACGGCGGGCGGGCGGGCGCTGGCGGTTCCGACGGACGTCAGGCAAGAGCCCGCGGTGGCGGCGCTCGTGACCCGCGCCCTCGCCGAAGGCGGGCGCCTCGACTGCCTCGTGACGGCGGCGGGGCTCGCGGCCTTCGGGCCGGTGGCCGATGCCAAGACCGAGGACTGGGACCAGCTGATCGCGGTCAACCTGCGCGGCGCCTTCCTCTGCTGCCGCGCCGTGCTGCCCGCCATGACGGCGCAGGGGCGGGGCACCATCATTAACATCGGCTCCGTCGTCACCAGTCGGACTCTTCCGGGCAGCGGCGCCTACACGGCCGCCAAGTACGGCCTCCTGGGCTTCTCGCGGGTCCTGGCCGAGGAGATGCGGCCTCACGGGGTGCGCGTGGGCGTGCTGTCGGCAGGGGCGACGGACACGCCGCTCTGGGATGCCGTGCCCCAGCCGCCCGACCGGGCGCTCATGCTGAAACCTGCGCTGATCGCCGAGGCGGCCCTTCTCATGGCGGCCCTGCCGCCGGGAGCGACCCTCGAGGAGCTGACCCTCCTGCCCCAGCGAGGGGTCCTCTAG
- the tilS gene encoding tRNA lysidine(34) synthetase TilS yields MTTGTELRALALDSIRRSGMLRGGEAVLVAVSGGADSVALLDVLGALAPELRLTLQVVHVHHGLRPEADADAGFAGGLCARLGIPFHLERVSVTREPPWDGLEAEARRARYGAFREVARRVGAQRVATAHTADDQAETVLMRLLEGAGPRGLAGIAPVRGIFIRPFLGARRADIEAHLRARGLAWVEDASNSDPRFLRNRIRHEVLPFLAEAVEPGLVEHLARSAALVRAMVDDLERVAARELPRLGRRGAAGWVLSVADLAGLPGEAAAETVRQAARDLGHSGALRGHAQKALRGLLVPGARRGALRSGGVIVERSGRWLRVGQGRLPALAAHEFPVPGELPLPEVGLVLDARCFDRAPGYAAPREAARAAFDADLLPSRLHVRGRRRGDRFAPFGGPAERRLKSFLIDAGVPRWERDRVPLVEAGGDIIWVAGLRRGQAAPVGPGTRRILEVTLRSPLAGHEAGE; encoded by the coding sequence GTGACCACGGGCACTGAGCTCCGCGCGCTCGCCCTCGACTCCATTCGCCGCTCCGGGATGCTCCGGGGCGGCGAAGCTGTCTTGGTCGCCGTGTCGGGCGGCGCCGACTCCGTCGCTCTCCTCGACGTGCTCGGCGCCCTCGCCCCAGAGCTCCGCCTCACGCTCCAGGTCGTCCACGTCCACCACGGTCTCCGGCCCGAGGCCGACGCCGACGCCGGGTTCGCAGGCGGCCTCTGCGCCCGGCTCGGCATCCCGTTCCACCTCGAGCGCGTCTCGGTGACGCGGGAGCCGCCCTGGGACGGCCTCGAGGCGGAGGCGCGCCGCGCCCGCTACGGCGCCTTCCGTGAAGTTGCACGCCGCGTGGGCGCCCAGCGCGTCGCGACGGCCCACACGGCCGACGACCAGGCCGAGACGGTCCTCATGCGTCTCCTCGAGGGCGCAGGCCCGCGAGGGCTCGCGGGGATCGCCCCCGTGCGCGGGATCTTCATCCGGCCGTTCCTCGGCGCGCGACGGGCGGACATCGAGGCGCACCTGCGCGCGCGAGGGCTCGCGTGGGTCGAGGACGCGAGCAACAGCGACCCGCGCTTCCTGCGCAACCGCATCCGCCACGAGGTGCTGCCCTTCCTGGCCGAGGCCGTCGAGCCAGGGCTCGTCGAGCACCTGGCGCGCTCGGCCGCTCTCGTGCGCGCCATGGTCGACGACCTCGAGCGCGTCGCCGCGCGGGAGCTGCCGCGGCTCGGGCGGCGGGGCGCGGCAGGCTGGGTGTTGAGCGTCGCCGACCTGGCGGGGCTGCCGGGCGAGGCGGCGGCCGAGACGGTGCGCCAGGCCGCGCGCGATCTCGGGCACTCGGGCGCCCTACGCGGCCACGCCCAGAAGGCCCTTCGCGGGCTTCTCGTGCCCGGGGCGCGGCGGGGCGCCCTGCGCTCGGGAGGCGTGATCGTCGAGCGGAGCGGCCGGTGGCTGCGCGTCGGGCAGGGGCGGCTCCCGGCGCTCGCGGCCCATGAGTTTCCGGTGCCGGGTGAGCTCCCGCTGCCCGAGGTCGGCCTGGTGCTGGACGCCCGCTGCTTCGATCGGGCCCCAGGCTATGCCGCCCCGCGCGAGGCCGCGCGCGCGGCTTTCGATGCCGATCTCCTCCCGAGCCGGCTTCACGTCCGCGGCAGACGGCGCGGGGACCGCTTCGCGCCGTTCGGCGGCCCTGCCGAGCGGCGGCTCAAGTCGTTCCTGATCGACGCGGGTGTGCCCCGCTGGGAGCGCGATCGCGTGCCCCTCGTCGAGGCGGGGGGCGACATCATCTGGGTCGCCGGGCTCCGGCGCGGGCAGGCCGCCCCGGTCGGGCCGGGGACGCGGCGTATCCTCGAGGTGACACTTCGGTCTCCTCTGGCGGGGCATGAGGCGGGAGAGTAA
- a CDS encoding glycosyltransferase family 4 protein produces MEGSGTFAGIAGLKRGLEALGHSLELRPLRLRSGFHTLDRWLYNAGIAWSPPEGVDLVYGVDLDGFLWARARSLPFVVSLKGVIADELKNERGWVRVLLAIQARWERLNARRADIVIAPSRYSADVARREYGVAAEKIAVVPEPIELERWTSLFAAAARCPRGGPTILCVARMYSRKRVGDLLEAAALLRPRIPGARVRIVGKGPEWEDAVRLHAKLGLGETVTLLGDVSRDRLAEEYVSADIFCLPSVQESFGIVFLEAMAAGLPVVACRAAAIPEVVEDGVTGLLAPPRDPAGLARALEALAVDPERARAMGEAGRRAVRAYVPERVAARFLEAVRLGLERGQSR; encoded by the coding sequence CTGGAGGGGAGCGGCACCTTCGCCGGCATCGCGGGCCTCAAGCGCGGCCTCGAAGCGCTCGGCCACAGCCTGGAACTCCGGCCGCTCCGCCTCCGGAGCGGCTTCCACACCCTCGACCGGTGGCTCTACAACGCAGGCATCGCCTGGAGCCCGCCAGAGGGCGTTGACCTCGTCTACGGCGTGGACCTGGACGGCTTCCTCTGGGCCAGGGCCCGCAGCCTGCCCTTCGTCGTGAGCCTCAAGGGCGTCATCGCCGACGAGCTCAAGAACGAACGCGGGTGGGTGCGCGTCCTTCTCGCCATCCAGGCTCGCTGGGAGCGCCTCAACGCGCGGCGTGCCGACATCGTGATCGCTCCCAGCCGCTATTCCGCCGACGTCGCCCGCCGTGAGTACGGCGTGGCGGCCGAGAAGATTGCCGTCGTCCCCGAGCCCATAGAGCTCGAGCGGTGGACGTCGCTCTTTGCCGCAGCCGCGCGGTGCCCGCGGGGCGGCCCCACCATCCTCTGCGTCGCGCGCATGTATTCGCGCAAGCGCGTCGGCGACCTCCTCGAGGCGGCCGCTCTCCTCCGCCCCCGAATCCCCGGCGCCCGGGTCCGCATCGTAGGTAAGGGTCCCGAGTGGGAGGATGCCGTCCGGCTCCACGCCAAGCTCGGGCTCGGCGAAACGGTCACCCTCCTGGGCGACGTCTCGCGGGATCGGCTCGCCGAGGAGTACGTGAGCGCGGACATCTTCTGCCTGCCGTCGGTGCAGGAGAGCTTCGGCATCGTCTTCCTCGAGGCCATGGCGGCGGGGCTCCCGGTTGTCGCCTGCCGGGCTGCCGCCATCCCGGAGGTGGTCGAGGACGGCGTGACGGGCCTGCTCGCGCCGCCGCGCGACCCCGCGGGCCTTGCCCGGGCGCTCGAGGCGCTGGCCGTCGATCCCGAGCGGGCACGCGCCATGGGCGAGGCTGGGCGCCGCGCGGTGCGCGCCTACGTACCCGAACGGGTCGCCGCACGGTTCCTGGAAGCGGTAAGATTGGGCCTCGAAAGGGGGCAGTCGCGATGA
- a CDS encoding 6-carboxytetrahydropterin synthase, with protein MNAGHVYATRKFTFSAAHRYWRDEWSFAENRRLFGNLTVSHGHNYVLEVTIRGPVDAQTGMVMDLAELKRVVSDAVVQRFDHADLTADPLFAQGTIPTTENLVRAAWDLLAPKVGPERLWRLRLWEDPTFYVDYFGA; from the coding sequence ATGAACGCCGGTCACGTGTACGCGACTCGGAAGTTTACGTTCTCCGCGGCCCACCGCTACTGGCGGGACGAGTGGAGCTTTGCTGAGAACCGCCGCCTCTTCGGCAACCTCACGGTGTCCCACGGGCACAACTACGTCCTCGAGGTGACGATCCGCGGACCGGTAGACGCTCAGACCGGCATGGTCATGGACCTTGCCGAGTTGAAGCGCGTGGTGTCGGACGCCGTCGTCCAGCGCTTCGACCACGCCGATCTCACCGCCGACCCGCTCTTCGCCCAGGGCACTATCCCGACCACGGAGAATCTCGTCCGCGCGGCCTGGGATCTGCTGGCGCCGAAGGTGGGGCCGGAGAGGCTCTGGCGGCTGAGACTCTGGGAGGATCCGACCTTCTACGTGGACTACTTCGGCGCATGA
- a CDS encoding DegQ family serine endoprotease: protein MGLTRERLLATGMLLAALWLVPQPAAAQSGSAAAKGPDSKAILHALEDAFASVADRVTPSVVNVSVKPKKAPPGEGGQPPEGEQRFRDFFGPEFYDRFFKRRAPREEARSAGSGVIVDARGYILTNAHVVESAAEIEVRLSDDRKFAATLVGRDAKTDLAVVKIDPGAGALPSAELGDSDKLRIGQWAIAIGNPFGLDRTVTVGIISATGRTRVGVATYEAFIQTDASINPGNSGGPLLNLDGRVIGINTAIVSAGQGIGFAIPINMAREVMTQLIAKGRVVRGWLGISIQDLSDDLADGFGVPSKGGVLVADVLKDGPAEAAGMKPGDIIVELGGVPIKEVTDLQKRVAAIPPGRAVTLTVLRDRKTSKLTVKIGEQPAEEMVVAAGSKGEGLGVTVEELGEDAAQAYGLPGRSGVVVTDVAPDSAAAAAGIKEGDLVLEVNRRRVGSVEEFKKAVAALKPGEAVPVQIARSGAGREYVVLKVPDKP from the coding sequence ATGGGACTGACGCGGGAGCGGTTGCTGGCCACGGGGATGCTGTTGGCTGCGCTCTGGCTCGTCCCCCAGCCGGCCGCTGCCCAGTCTGGATCTGCCGCCGCCAAAGGGCCGGACAGCAAGGCTATACTCCACGCGCTGGAAGACGCCTTCGCCTCCGTCGCCGACCGGGTGACGCCGTCCGTGGTCAATGTCAGCGTCAAGCCCAAGAAGGCGCCCCCCGGCGAGGGCGGCCAGCCTCCCGAAGGCGAGCAGCGCTTCCGCGACTTCTTCGGCCCCGAGTTCTACGACCGCTTCTTCAAGCGCCGCGCGCCGCGCGAGGAGGCGCGCTCGGCAGGCTCAGGCGTCATCGTGGACGCCCGCGGCTACATCCTGACCAACGCCCACGTCGTGGAGAGCGCGGCCGAGATCGAGGTGCGGCTGTCCGACGACCGCAAGTTCGCGGCGACCCTCGTGGGGCGCGACGCGAAGACCGATCTCGCGGTCGTCAAGATCGACCCGGGCGCGGGCGCGCTGCCGTCGGCGGAGCTCGGCGACTCCGACAAGCTCCGTATCGGCCAGTGGGCCATCGCCATCGGCAACCCGTTCGGTCTCGACCGGACCGTTACGGTCGGCATCATCTCCGCGACCGGACGCACGCGGGTCGGCGTGGCGACCTACGAGGCGTTCATCCAGACCGACGCCTCCATCAACCCCGGCAACTCGGGCGGGCCGCTGCTCAACCTCGACGGGCGCGTGATCGGCATCAACACCGCCATCGTGTCCGCGGGGCAGGGCATCGGCTTTGCCATTCCGATCAACATGGCCCGCGAGGTCATGACCCAGCTGATCGCGAAGGGCCGGGTGGTGCGCGGCTGGCTCGGCATCTCCATCCAGGACCTGTCGGACGACCTCGCCGACGGCTTCGGGGTCCCCAGCAAGGGCGGAGTGCTGGTGGCGGACGTGCTGAAGGACGGCCCGGCCGAGGCGGCCGGCATGAAGCCGGGCGACATCATCGTCGAGCTGGGCGGCGTCCCGATCAAGGAGGTGACCGACCTCCAGAAGCGCGTGGCCGCCATCCCGCCGGGCCGAGCCGTCACTCTCACGGTGCTGCGCGACCGCAAGACCTCCAAGCTCACGGTCAAGATCGGGGAGCAGCCGGCTGAGGAGATGGTGGTGGCGGCCGGATCGAAGGGCGAGGGCCTCGGGGTGACGGTCGAGGAGCTCGGCGAGGACGCGGCGCAGGCGTACGGGCTGCCCGGGCGCTCCGGCGTCGTGGTCACAGACGTGGCGCCTGACAGCGCGGCGGCGGCGGCCGGCATCAAGGAGGGCGACCTCGTCCTCGAGGTCAACCGCCGCCGGGTCGGCAGCGTTGAGGAGTTCAAGAAGGCGGTGGCCGCGCTCAAGCCGGGCGAGGCCGTGCCCGTTCAGATCGCGCGGAGCGGGGCCGGCCGCGAGTACGTCGTCCTCAAGGTCCCGGACAAGCCCTGA
- a CDS encoding enoyl-CoA hydratase, with amino-acid sequence MSDEILVERDGGIATVVFNRPKMRNAVSLAMWGEIADVTDGLAKDDAVRAIVYRGAGRDAFASGADISEFTENRKDTQTALAYNKKTEAAYTSIRLCPKPTVAMVFGFCIGGAMALAMACDLRFAAGGSKFGIPAARLSIIYGLDPVHQLVDLVGPAYAKDILYSARTLDAAEAFRIGFIQRLVPASELEAYTYDYLRTVAENAPLSIRGTKAQVQAIFEGVNEEHRKELFEMGIETFNSHDYAEGTRAFLEKRKPGFKGK; translated from the coding sequence ATGAGCGACGAGATCCTCGTGGAGCGGGATGGCGGCATCGCCACCGTGGTGTTCAACCGGCCCAAGATGCGCAACGCGGTCAGCCTCGCCATGTGGGGCGAGATCGCCGACGTGACGGACGGGCTGGCCAAGGACGACGCGGTCCGCGCCATCGTCTACCGCGGCGCCGGGCGCGATGCCTTCGCCTCGGGCGCGGACATCTCCGAGTTCACGGAGAACCGCAAGGACACCCAGACCGCGCTCGCCTACAACAAGAAGACCGAGGCCGCGTACACTTCGATCAGGCTCTGCCCCAAGCCGACCGTCGCCATGGTCTTCGGCTTCTGCATCGGCGGGGCGATGGCGCTCGCCATGGCCTGCGACCTCCGCTTCGCCGCGGGCGGCTCCAAGTTCGGCATTCCGGCGGCCCGGCTCAGCATCATCTACGGCCTCGACCCGGTGCACCAGCTCGTGGACCTGGTCGGGCCCGCGTACGCCAAGGACATCCTCTACTCGGCGCGCACCCTCGACGCCGCCGAGGCCTTCCGCATCGGCTTCATCCAGCGCCTCGTGCCCGCCTCCGAGCTCGAGGCGTACACGTACGACTACCTCCGCACCGTCGCCGAGAACGCGCCGCTGTCCATCCGCGGCACCAAGGCGCAGGTGCAGGCGATCTTCGAAGGCGTCAACGAGGAACACAGGAAGGAGCTCTTCGAGATGGGCATCGAAACCTTCAACAGCCACGACTACGCCGAAGGCACGCGGGCGTTTCTCGAGAAGCGGAAGCCCGGATTCAAAGGTAAGTAG
- a CDS encoding iron-sulfur cluster assembly accessory protein — translation MISLTETAAKKISDLKLEEGKPEWGLRIRVVGGGCSGMSYELGWDDAVGADDDVMESHGVKVLVDSKSAPYLKGSEVDYVDNNMLGAGFAIKNPNVKSSCGCGSSHQF, via the coding sequence ATGATCTCACTGACCGAAACGGCTGCGAAGAAGATCTCGGACCTGAAGCTCGAAGAGGGTAAGCCGGAGTGGGGCCTCAGGATCCGCGTGGTCGGCGGCGGCTGCTCCGGCATGTCCTACGAGCTCGGCTGGGACGACGCGGTGGGCGCCGACGACGACGTCATGGAGTCGCACGGCGTCAAGGTCCTCGTGGACAGCAAGAGCGCGCCGTACCTCAAGGGCAGCGAGGTCGACTACGTGGACAACAACATGCTGGGGGCCGGCTTCGCCATCAAGAACCCCAACGTGAAGTCCTCCTGCGGCTGCGGATCGTCTCACCAGTTCTAA
- a CDS encoding molybdenum cofactor biosynthesis protein MoaE, whose protein sequence is MKVAVRFFARYREVAGRDHVELDLPEGGTVESAWEAVASRFPVLQPYRPFTLFALGTDYVPPTHPLRAGDELCFFPPVSGGASEDLVEVTAEPLSEERIMAAVGDPFAGGLVLFSGVVREETGGRRVKYLEYEAHAPMAAAKMREIASAVRARWPGVRALALVHRIGRLEIGESSVMIAVSSPHRGEAFDACRFAIDTLKETVPVWKKEYFEDGEVWVGLQGECDHGH, encoded by the coding sequence ATGAAGGTCGCCGTCCGGTTCTTCGCCCGCTATCGCGAGGTGGCCGGCCGCGACCACGTCGAGCTGGACCTTCCGGAGGGCGGTACGGTCGAGTCGGCCTGGGAGGCGGTGGCGAGCCGCTTCCCGGTCCTTCAGCCGTACCGCCCTTTCACGTTGTTCGCCCTCGGCACCGACTACGTTCCGCCGACCCATCCCCTGCGCGCGGGCGACGAGCTCTGCTTCTTCCCGCCCGTGAGTGGCGGCGCGAGCGAAGACCTCGTCGAGGTCACCGCCGAGCCGCTCTCCGAGGAGCGGATCATGGCCGCCGTCGGCGATCCCTTCGCTGGCGGCCTCGTGCTCTTTTCGGGCGTCGTGCGCGAGGAGACGGGTGGGCGGCGCGTGAAGTACCTCGAGTACGAGGCGCACGCGCCCATGGCCGCGGCCAAGATGCGGGAGATCGCGTCGGCCGTGCGCGCGCGGTGGCCGGGCGTGCGCGCCCTGGCGCTCGTGCACAGGATCGGGAGGCTCGAGATCGGCGAGTCGAGCGTCATGATCGCGGTCTCCTCGCCGCACCGGGGCGAGGCCTTCGACGCCTGCCGCTTCGCCATCGACACGCTCAAGGAGACGGTGCCCGTCTGGAAGAAGGAGTACTTCGAGGACGGAGAAGTCTGGGTCGGTCTCCAAGGCGAATGTGACCACGGGCACTGA
- a CDS encoding phospholipase D family protein, which translates to MGADSAARRWRFRLGAILVAVGLALMPTPRAAPDEPAWQVYFSPTHGATKAVVDALAAAKATVLVQAYSFTSAPIAKALVEAHDRGVDVQVILDRKETGSRYSSADFVAHARIVTLIDGAHAIAHNKVMVIDGKAVITGSFNFTTAAEQRNAENLLVIHDRALAARYTANWQAHAAHSARYVGR; encoded by the coding sequence ATGGGTGCCGATTCAGCCGCTCGACGGTGGCGCTTCCGGCTCGGCGCAATTCTCGTGGCCGTCGGCCTCGCGCTGATGCCCACGCCGCGGGCGGCGCCGGACGAGCCGGCATGGCAGGTGTACTTCTCGCCGACCCACGGCGCCACCAAGGCCGTCGTGGATGCCCTCGCGGCGGCCAAGGCGACCGTGCTGGTCCAGGCGTACTCCTTCACCTCGGCCCCGATTGCCAAGGCGCTGGTCGAGGCCCACGATCGCGGCGTCGACGTCCAAGTCATCCTCGACCGGAAGGAGACGGGCTCCAGGTATTCCTCGGCCGACTTCGTGGCGCACGCCAGGATCGTGACCCTCATCGACGGGGCGCACGCCATCGCCCACAACAAGGTCATGGTCATCGACGGCAAGGCCGTCATCACCGGCTCGTTCAACTTCACCACGGCAGCGGAGCAGCGGAACGCCGAGAACCTGCTCGTGATCCACGACAGGGCGCTGGCCGCCCGGTATACCGCGAACTGGCAGGCGCACGCGGCACACTCGGCTCGGTACGTGGGGCGCTAG
- a CDS encoding 6-carboxytetrahydropterin synthase: MSAIELTRQYHFSAGHRLENPAFSPEDNARIYGQCYRQHGHNYLVEVTVGGQPDPVTGMAADLGALDAAVKRLVLDRVDHYDLSSSVDALAGIPTTGENLARAFWQWLEPVLAAGSLRRVAVVETDNNMFEYRG; this comes from the coding sequence ATGAGCGCGATCGAGCTGACGCGGCAGTACCACTTCAGCGCGGGGCACAGGCTCGAGAACCCAGCCTTCTCTCCCGAGGACAACGCGCGGATCTACGGCCAGTGCTACCGCCAGCACGGACACAACTACCTGGTCGAGGTGACCGTCGGAGGGCAGCCCGATCCCGTCACCGGCATGGCGGCGGACCTGGGCGCACTCGACGCCGCCGTGAAGCGTCTGGTCCTCGACCGCGTAGATCACTACGACCTGTCGAGCTCGGTCGATGCCCTGGCCGGCATTCCGACGACGGGCGAGAACCTCGCCCGCGCATTCTGGCAGTGGCTGGAGCCCGTCCTCGCGGCCGGAAGCCTGCGCCGCGTGGCCGTGGTCGAGACCGACAACAACATGTTCGAGTACCGCGGCTGA